In Nitrospirota bacterium, the genomic window CTGGCCAATCTCGTCAACGAGGCCGCGCTCCTTGCCGCGAGGAAGTCGCGCGACAAGGTGGCCACGGCGGACTTCGAAGAGGCCAAGGACAAGGTCCTGATGGGAGCGGCCAGAAAGAGCCTCGTCATCAGCGAGGAGGAGAAGAAGAATACGGCCGTGCATGAGGCCGGCCATGCCCTGGTGGCGAAGCTCACTCCGGGGACCGACCCCATCCACAAGGTGACCATCATCCCCCGCGGACGGGCCCTGGGCGTGACCCAGCAGCTGCCGGTGGACGACCGCTACACGCACTCGCGGGAGTTCCTCATGACCACGCTGGCCGTTCTCATGGGAGGGCGCGTGGCCGAGGAGCTTGCGCTTCATCACATGACCACGGGCGCCGGCAACGACATCGAGCGCGCCACCGAGATCGCCCGCAAGATGGTCACGGAGTGGGGCATGAGCGAGAAACTCGGCCCCCTGACCTTCGGCAGAAGGGATGAGCAGATATTCATCGGCAAGGACATCGCCAAGCACAAGGACTACAGCGAGCAGACGGCCGAGCAGATAGACGCCGAGGTCAAGCGCATCGTGGGCGAGGCCTACGAAAAGGCCAAGGCCATCCTCGCCGGCAACCTGAGCCTGCTCATGGACTTCGCCGGCGCTCTCCTTGAGCGGGAGACCATGGACTCGCACGAGATAGAGGAGTTTCTGAGGTCCCGGAACGCGTCCGGGGCGGCACTGGCCTGAGCAGGCATGCGCTTCTCGTGGCGGGGGTACACTCTGGACTTCTCCCTGCGCACTCTCGTCATGGGCGTTCTGAACGTCACCCCCGATTCCTTCTCGGACGGGGGTGATTTTTTTGACCCCCGGGCTGCCATAGGGCGGGCGCGGCAGATTGAGGACGAGGGCGCCGACGCCATCGACATAGGCGGGCTTTCCACGCGGCCGGGCTCGGAGCCCGTCGACGAGGCCGAGGAGCTCCGCCGCGTCCTGCCCGTCATCGAGGCCCTGGCGGGCACGGTGTCCGTCCCCCTTTCCATAGACACATACAGGGCTTCCGTGGCCCGCCGGGCCTTGGAAGCAGGGGCCGCCATGGTCAATGACATAAGCGGCCTGAGGTTCGACCCGGAGATGCCCGCCGAGGCGGCCCGGGCGGGGGTGCCCGTCGTGGTCATGCACATCAGGGGCACTCCCCGGAACATGCAGGCGGCCCCCCGGTACGAGGCCCTCGTGCCGGAGGTCATGGACTATTTGCGGGGCAGCATCCGGCTGGCCGATGAGGCGGGCATTGCGCAGGTCATCATAGACCCGGGCATAGGGTTCGGAAAGACATTCGACCATAACCTGGAGATAATTAACAGGCTGGGAGAGTTCACGCTCCTGGGGCGCCCGGTCCTTGTCGGACCGTCCCGGAAGGCCTTCCTGGGCTGGATACTCGGCGGCGCTCCCCCAAAGGAGCGCCTGATGGGCACGGCCGCCGCCGTGACGGCGGCGGTGCTGGCCGGCGCCCACATGGTGCGGGTTCACGACGTGCGGGAGATGGTGCAGGTCGCCCGCGTGGCCGATGCCATAAAGAGAGAGCGCATGACGCTCCCCGGGGCCTGAGACGCTTCGCAACCTCCTGCCTTCCGCCGCGGGAAAACCCGAATGGATTTCAGCGGCCCTTCGGGGCTTCGAGGACTCTCCTGAGCGAGCCCCGGGCTTCCGCGAGCAGGCGTTCGGCCTCCTCGCGGGAGACGCCCCTCTTGAGCATCACCACGGCGGTCTTGGGCCGCATCCCGGAAAGCCTCAGAAACTCCTCCGCCTCCCCGGGGCTGCACCCCGTAATCTCCCTTATGATGTGCTCGGCACGGATGAGGAGCTTCCGGTTGGAGGGCACCACGTCCACCATGAGGCCGTCATGGACGTGCCCCAGAGCCGTCATGAGAGCCGTGGAGAACATGTTCAGGACCATCTTGGTGGCCGTGCCGGCCTTCAGGCGCGTGGAGCCCGCCACAATCTCCGGCCCGGTCTCGATGGCCACGAGACCGTCCAGAAAGGCCGGCCGCGGGCTGCCGCCGGGGCTCATGGTCAGAAGCCAGCACCGTGCGCCCCGTCCCTTGGCGGCTTCTAGGGCCGCAAGGACAAAGGGCGTCCGGCCGCTTGCACTGATGCCGAGGGCCATGTCCCGGCCGGAAAGGACGCCGCCCGCCTCGCGGCCCGCCGCCTCGTCGTCCTCCGCCCCCTCGGCGGCGGCCAGGACCGCCTGTGCCCCGCCGGCCATGATGGCGCGGACGCGGTCGTCCCCAAAGGTAGGGAACACCTCGGCCGCATCCAGGACGCCGACCCGCCCGCTGGTGCCCGCACCCACGTAATAGAGGACGCCCCCGCCCAGGAGGCTTTCCACGGCCTCCTTCACCATCCGCTCGATGTCCGCGAGAGAGCGTCCCACGGCCTGCACCGCGGCGGCGTTCTCCTCATGCAGGATGCGCAGTATTCCGCCTGCGGGCAAGGCGTCAAGCCCCCGGGCCAGGGGATGGACCTGTTCTGTAGCGGGGGTCTCTTCGGGAAACATCTGACCTGCATCTTACCATGCCGGTGAGTTTTTTGCTATTATAAGGGGCCGGACGGAAGGGCAGAAACTTTCTCTCGAGAGGTGGTTTTTTCATGACGGGCCGGACAGTTCTTTCTGCCTTTGTCATAGGTCTCCTTCTGACGACCGTTTCCTGCTCTACCATGGGCCACAGGAAGAAGGAGGCGGTGGCTCAATACAAGCTGGGCGTCTCCCAGTTTCTGGCGGGAAACAACCAGGCGGCCTACGTGAGATTCCAGGAGGCCCTTCGCCTGGACCCGAACAACAAAGAGGTCTATAACGCCCTGGGTAACGTTCACCTGAGGCTCAAGGAGTACGAGAAGGCCGAGAAAAGCTTCAAGAAGGCCGTGAACCTTGACTCTCAATTCTCCGAGGCGCACAACAATCTCTGCTACGTCTATTACAAGACCGGCCGTTACGAAGAGGCCATAACAAGCTGCGAGCGGGCCTTGGCCAACAAGGTCTATGCAACGCCCGAGAAGGCCTTTTACAACCTGGGCTTCTCCTACTACAGGCTGGAACGCTACGACAAGGCCCTGGGGGCTTTCGAGGACGCCCTGCGGCGGTCGCCCAGGTCCTTCCAGGCATACTACGGGCTGGCCCTCGTTTATAACGCCCAGGGGAGATACGGCAAGGCATCCGAGGCCATGGGCTTCGCCCTGGGCTTCGACCCGCGTTTCCGGGGCAATGCCGCGCGGGCCGAGCAGGAGTTCATGAAGGAGCAGACCGAGTCGGCCGGGCTGGATTTCAAGGACCTCAGCGACTACATAGAGATACTGCACTACTGATGCTCCCCGGGGATGCAGAGCGCCTGATGGGGGCGGCCCGCACCGCCCTGCGCAACGCCGTGGCTCCCCGTTCGGGTTTCCGGGTGGGCGCCGCGCTCCTGACGGGTGAAGGGGACATCGTCACCGGGTGCAACATCGAAAACCCTTCCCTCATGCTGACCGTCTGCGCCGAGAGGGTGGCCCTCCTGAAGGCCTTGTCCGAGGGCAGGCGGTCCTTCCGGGCGATGGCCGTCGCCTGCGGCGACGGCAGGGAGTGCTTTCCCTGCGGGGCCTGCCGGCAGATGCTCGCGGAGTTTGCGCCGGGACTCGTCCTCTTGCTCGATGCCCCGGAGGGAATGAAGAAGTACGCCCTCGAGGAGCTTCTCCCCCACCGCTTCATTCCGTGACGGTATTCCCCTTCGTGCGGAAACGTCCTACAATGGCCTTATGGTAAACGACGAACAGGTCAGGGCCTTCTTCCGGAAGAAGGCCACCAAGCCGCTTCACTTCAACGAAATCGTTTCCCTGATGGGCCTCGTGAGGGAGGAGCGGAAACCCCTGAAGCGCATCCTCCGGAACCTTACGGCGGAGGGGGAGCTGGTGCGCACGCGCAAGGGTTTCTACGGGCCTGCCCAGGCCATGGAGCTTGTGACGGGCTATTTCGAGGCCCACCGGGAGGGCTACGGGTTCGTCATCGCCGAGAGGCCGGGACAGCGGGACGTCTTCGTTCCCCTTCCCGCCGTGGGCTCCGCCATGGACAACGACAAGGTCGTCGTGCGGGTGGAGGACCACAAGCGGCGGGCCGGCAGGATAATCAGGGTCCTGGAGCGGGCCCATGCCCGCATTGCCGGCGTGGCGGAGGTCAGCCGCGGCGCGTGCTTCGTCCGCCCCAAGGAAAAGTCCATCCCCTTCGGCGTGGTCGTCCCCCCCAGGGACTGCCGGGGCGTAAAGGACGGGCAGACCGTGGTCGTGGAGATACGCCGGTACCCGGAGGGGCGGCGTCCGGCCACCGGACGGGTGGTGAAGGTCCTGGCCCGTCCGGACACCCCCCGCGCCGAGGTGGAGGCGGTTATCGAGGAGTTCGGGCTCCCGCGGAGGTTCCCCACCGCGGTGCGCACGGAGGCGAAGACCCTCTACGAGAAGGAGCCCGGCCTGGGCCGTCGAAAGGACCTCACGGGGCTTCCCACCGTGACCATCGACGGGGAGAGGGCCAGGGACTTCGATGATGCCGTCTCCGTCAGGCGAGGCAACGACGGCTACACCCTCTGGGTGCACATAGCCGACGTGGGCTACTATGTGCCCTGGGACTCTATCATCGACCTCGAGGCCCGGAAGCGCGGCACCAGCGTCTACTTCCCCGACAGGGTCCTCCCCATGCTCCCCAGGGAACTGAGCGAGGACCTCTGCAGCCTCCGCCCCAGGGTACAGAGGCCGGCAATGACCGTGGAGATGGGCTTCGACCGGGAGGGCGAGCCGGCGGGCACGCGGTTTTATTCCAGCGTCATCCGGAGTGACGAGCGGATGACCTATACGTCGGTCAGGAAGATACTGACGGACGGGGACCCCGGGGAGAGGGCCAGGTACGGGCATCTCCTGGGGGACTTCGAGCTCATGGCGGAGCTGGCCGCGCTTCTCAGGGCCCGGAGGCTTGCGCGGGGGAGCCTGGACTTCGACCTGCCGGAGCCCGAGGTGGTCCTGGACCTCCAGGGCAGGCCGGAGGCGGTGCTCAAGGCGGAGCGCAACCTGGCCCACATGCTCATAGAGGACTTCATGATAGCGGCCAACGAGGCGGTTGCCCGGCATCTGGAGGGGCTGGGCGTACCCAGCCTCTATCGCATACACGAGGAGCCCGAGGCGGAGAAGGTGCAGGCCCTGATGCGGTTCGCCCGGCTGCCCCTCACCCGGGGGAAACGGTCCGGGCCGGGGCGGGTGGCCGAGATACTGGATGCGGCCAGGGGCACGCCCACCGAGGAGATCGTCGTCTATGCCATCCTCCGCTCGCTCAAGCAGGCCAGGTACTCGGCGGAGAACGTGGGGCATTTCGGCCTGGCCTCGGAGTGCTATACCCACTTTACGTCGCCCATCCGGCGCTACCCCGACCTGGTGGTCCACAGGGTTCTGAAGGAAGTGCTCTCCAGAAAGCGCATGTCCGACAGGCGCACGGAGGCGCTCGCCTCGCTCCTGCCGGACATCGCCTTCGAGTCCTCCCGGCGGGAGCGCGTGGCCGACGACGCCGAGCGGGACGTGGTGCAGGCCATGAGGATGTGGTTCATGCGGGACAAGGTGGGCGAGGAGTTCGAGGGGCACGTGGTGGGAGTCACCCCCTACGGCATGCGCGTCAGGCTCCAGGAGTTTTACGTGGAGGGGTTCATCCACGTCAGTTTCCTCACTGACGACTACTACCAGTACGACGAGCGGAGCATGGCCCTCAGGGGCAGGCACACCTCCAGGGGGTTCAAACCCGGCCAGGAGGTGAGGGTACGGGTGGAGAGGGTGGACATCGAGGAGCGGGAACTGGTGCTCGGGCTGGTGTGAACGCCTCCCGGGAGATGCTTCCTTCCTTATTCCGAAGAATCCGGGCCACAGGCGTCCAAGGAGGAAAAAAGGCGGTCTTTTGAGAGCGGGCGGCTCAGGAAGAGATGAGCATATTGAGAAGCCTGCTCAGGTCCTCGACCCGGTAGGGCTTGGCGATGACGCCGGCGAAGCCGTAGCTTTCGTAGTCGGCCATAACGGGGTTGGTGGAGTAGCCGCTGGAGACGATGGCCCTGACCCCCGGGTCCAGCTTCTTGAGCTCTCTGACCGTCTCCAACCCCCCCATGCCTCCGGGGATGGTGAGGTCCATGATGACGGCATCGAACTTCTCACCGGATTTCAGAGCCCGCGCGTAAAGCTCCACGGTCTCCTCTCCATCGCGGGCAAAGTATACGTCGTAGCCGAAGAAGCCGAGGGCGGCTCCGGCCGAGTCGCGCACCGCCTCGTCGTCATCCATGACCAGGACCTTTCCGGTGCCCTGAAAGACGTGCTCCTCCTCTTCGCTCCCGCCGGGAGCCTCCGGGGCGGCGGGCAGGTAGAGCTGAAAGGACGTGCCCTCTCCGGGTGCGCTTTGCACGCTGATGTGTCCGCCGTGTTTCTTTATGACGGAGTACGTGGTGGCCAGGCCAAGGCCGCTGCCCCCCTGCTTGGTGGTGAAGAAGGGGTCGAATATCTTGCCCATGTGCTCCGGCTCGATGCCCGCGCCTCTGTCGGCCACGGTCACCTTTACGTAAAGCCCCGCTTCCAGAGGGACCGGGCCCTCTCCGTCCGCCGTGACGTTTTCGGCCGAAAGAATTATGACCCCGCCCTCGGGCATGGCCTGGTCGGCGTTTATGATGAGGTTGCTCAAGGCGCAGCTTATCTGGAGCTCGTCGACCTCCACCGGCCAGAGCCCCGCGGGGAGGGAGAAATCGCACCGGACGTTTGAGCCGCGCAGGGAGAAGCCCGCCGCGTCCCGGGCCAAGTCATCCAGGCGGACGGGCTTCTTGACGGGAACGCCGCCCCGGGAGAAAGTCATGAGCTGGTGGGTGAGGTCCCGGGCTTTCAAGGCGGCCTTTTCCGCCTCCGCCATTCTCTTTGTCGTGGAGGCGTCCGCCGTGCTGGTCAGCCGGGCCAGGGCGATGTTGCTCAGGATGGAGGTGAGCAGGTTGTTGAAGTCATGGGCGATGCCGCCGGCCAGCACGCCCACGCTCTCCAGCTTCTCCGTCTTCAGGAGCTCTTCTTCCATCCGCCGCCGCTCGGTGATGTCCTCTATAACCTCGAGGTAGCCCAGGAGGTCCCCGCCTTCGTCCATCTCGGGGATGGTCGTCACCCGCCAGAGCCGGTCTCGGAAAGGCCTTTCGAAGATGACCACCC contains:
- a CDS encoding N-acetylmuramic acid 6-phosphate etherase, which gives rise to MFPEETPATEQVHPLARGLDALPAGGILRILHEENAAAVQAVGRSLADIERMVKEAVESLLGGGVLYYVGAGTSGRVGVLDAAEVFPTFGDDRVRAIMAGGAQAVLAAAEGAEDDEAAGREAGGVLSGRDMALGISASGRTPFVLAALEAAKGRGARCWLLTMSPGGSPRPAFLDGLVAIETGPEIVAGSTRLKAGTATKMVLNMFSTALMTALGHVHDGLMVDVVPSNRKLLIRAEHIIREITGCSPGEAEEFLRLSGMRPKTAVVMLKRGVSREEAERLLAEARGSLRRVLEAPKGR
- a CDS encoding tetratricopeptide repeat protein; translation: MAQYKLGVSQFLAGNNQAAYVRFQEALRLDPNNKEVYNALGNVHLRLKEYEKAEKSFKKAVNLDSQFSEAHNNLCYVYYKTGRYEEAITSCERALANKVYATPEKAFYNLGFSYYRLERYDKALGAFEDALRRSPRSFQAYYGLALVYNAQGRYGKASEAMGFALGFDPRFRGNAARAEQEFMKEQTESAGLDFKDLSDYIEILHY
- the folP gene encoding dihydropteroate synthase, yielding MRFSWRGYTLDFSLRTLVMGVLNVTPDSFSDGGDFFDPRAAIGRARQIEDEGADAIDIGGLSTRPGSEPVDEAEELRRVLPVIEALAGTVSVPLSIDTYRASVARRALEAGAAMVNDISGLRFDPEMPAEAARAGVPVVVMHIRGTPRNMQAAPRYEALVPEVMDYLRGSIRLADEAGIAQVIIDPGIGFGKTFDHNLEIINRLGEFTLLGRPVLVGPSRKAFLGWILGGAPPKERLMGTAAAVTAAVLAGAHMVRVHDVREMVQVARVADAIKRERMTLPGA
- a CDS encoding cytidine deaminase, producing the protein MLPGDAERLMGAARTALRNAVAPRSGFRVGAALLTGEGDIVTGCNIENPSLMLTVCAERVALLKALSEGRRSFRAMAVACGDGRECFPCGACRQMLAEFAPGLVLLLDAPEGMKKYALEELLPHRFIP
- the rnr gene encoding ribonuclease R, encoding MVNDEQVRAFFRKKATKPLHFNEIVSLMGLVREERKPLKRILRNLTAEGELVRTRKGFYGPAQAMELVTGYFEAHREGYGFVIAERPGQRDVFVPLPAVGSAMDNDKVVVRVEDHKRRAGRIIRVLERAHARIAGVAEVSRGACFVRPKEKSIPFGVVVPPRDCRGVKDGQTVVVEIRRYPEGRRPATGRVVKVLARPDTPRAEVEAVIEEFGLPRRFPTAVRTEAKTLYEKEPGLGRRKDLTGLPTVTIDGERARDFDDAVSVRRGNDGYTLWVHIADVGYYVPWDSIIDLEARKRGTSVYFPDRVLPMLPRELSEDLCSLRPRVQRPAMTVEMGFDREGEPAGTRFYSSVIRSDERMTYTSVRKILTDGDPGERARYGHLLGDFELMAELAALLRARRLARGSLDFDLPEPEVVLDLQGRPEAVLKAERNLAHMLIEDFMIAANEAVARHLEGLGVPSLYRIHEEPEAEKVQALMRFARLPLTRGKRSGPGRVAEILDAARGTPTEEIVVYAILRSLKQARYSAENVGHFGLASECYTHFTSPIRRYPDLVVHRVLKEVLSRKRMSDRRTEALASLLPDIAFESSRRERVADDAERDVVQAMRMWFMRDKVGEEFEGHVVGVTPYGMRVRLQEFYVEGFIHVSFLTDDYYQYDERSMALRGRHTSRGFKPGQEVRVRVERVDIEERELVLGLV